The nucleotide window CAACTTCCTGGCCGGTTATGCGACGTTGGCGGATGAAACGGCCGTCTACGCCGCCTACGACTGGCAGCTGCACCGCCACCTCACCATCCAATCCAACAACGCCATTTATACGCTCATTCTCAATGGCTTCACCGGCTTCTATGAGCAATTGGCCCAGGTCTATTTTGCCAGCGCCGATGCCCGCGCCCGGTCGCGGACGTTTTACGCCGAATTGTACGCCGCCGCCCAACAAGCCGACGCCGACCGCGCCGAAGCGCTGACCCGCGCCACCATGGCCGAAAGCATCCAGCTCTGGCAGGCCGCACGAGCGCAGGCCAAAGAATAGAGAATTGGGCGCAGATAAACGCGGATAGACGCGGATTTTTTGATTTCATCCGCGCAAATCCGCGTCCTATCAAAGGAGTATTCAGGATGAGACGATGGAATGGGTGGGGTGATACCACCACGGATTATCCTCTACCGGCTGCGGCCGTTGAATTCCTGACAGCACGGGTTGGACCCGGCGCGCCGCAGCGCGACGCGGCGTTGGCCGACGTGGTCACCGGCGTGCCGCCCTCCCGTCTGTCGGCCCACAAACTCATCAACCAGGAGCCAGAAACACGGCTGCGCCACGCCTGCGGCCAGAGTTTGCCCGATTGGGTGGCGATGCGCTACGGCCGTTTCCCGGCCTTCCCCGATGGCGTCGCCTTCCCCACCGTAGACGCCGAAGTGCGGGAACTGATCCAATACGCCATTGAAACTGGCGTCACAATCATCCCCTATGGCGGGGGAACCAGCGTCGTCGGTCACATCAACCCGCAGCCGGGCGATGCGCCGGTGCTGACGGTGGACCTGGGGCGGCTGAACCAACTGCGCCACTTCGACCGGCACAGCCTGCTGGCGACCTTTGGCGCGGGCACGCCAGGGCCAGACGTAGAGGCGCAGCTTCGCGCCCACGGCTGCACGCTGGGCCATTACCCGCAGTCGTTTGAACTGTCGTCGGTGGGCGGCTGGGTGGTTACACGCTCCAGTGGGCAGCAGTCCAGGGGCTACGGCCGTATCGAAGACCTGTTCGCCGGCGGCACACTCGAATCACCGGCCGGGACGTGGACGCTGCCGCCCCACCCTGCCTCGGCTGCCGGGCCAGATTTGCGCCAATTGGTGCTTGGCTCTGAGGGGCGGCTGGGCATCCTGACGGAAGCCACCGTGCGCGCCCGCCCACTGCCGGAAAGCGAAGAGTTCCACGCAGTGTTCTTCCCCAGTTTTGCCCAGGGGCAAACGGCCGTGCGCCAGATGGCCCAGGCGGGTGTACCCGTCTCCATGCTGCGGCTGAGTACGGCCGTCGAAACCACCACCACCCTGGCCCTGGCCGGGCATGAACGGCTTATCGGTGGGCTGGAGGCCCTGCTGGGGCTGCGCGGCGTGGACAAAGACAAAGCCATGCTGATGATTGGCGCGACGGGCAGCAGCGCGCTGGTGAAGATGGCGCGCAAAACAGCCATCGAAGCCGCCAATGAATACGGCGGCGTCCACGTGGGACAAACTTTTGGCAAACAATGGATCAAGGGTCGCTTCCACACGCCCTATTTGCGCAACACTTTGTGGGAAATGGGTTACGCGGTGGATACGCTGGAAACGGCCGTCCCCTGGTCCAACGTAGACAAAACCATAACTGCCATCGAAGCGGCGCTGCACACCACCCTGGCCGACGAAGGCGAAAAGGTCCACGTCTTCACCCACCTGTCGCACGTCTATACGACCGGGGCCAGCATCTACACCACCTATCTGTTCCGGCTGACCAACGACCCAGAAGTGGTGTTGGCGCGGTGGGGCAAATTGAAGGCGGCGGCTTCGACGGCCGTGGTCGCCAACCAGGGAACCATCAGCCACCAACACGGCGTGGGCGTAGACCATGCGCCCTATCTGGCAGCGGAAAAGGGCGAATTGGGCATGGCCGTCTTGCAAGACGCCCTGCGCCGCTTCGACCCCTACGGCGTGATGAATCCTGGGAAATTAGTGGGGTAGGCTCAAGATTGGACCAATCTTTAGAGATTGGTCCAATCTCACTGTCATTGCGGGAGAAAATTATGTGGACGGGTGATTGGCGTGAAGAAGTTTG belongs to Candidatus Leptovillus gracilis and includes:
- a CDS encoding FAD-binding oxidoreductase; the protein is MRRWNGWGDTTTDYPLPAAAVEFLTARVGPGAPQRDAALADVVTGVPPSRLSAHKLINQEPETRLRHACGQSLPDWVAMRYGRFPAFPDGVAFPTVDAEVRELIQYAIETGVTIIPYGGGTSVVGHINPQPGDAPVLTVDLGRLNQLRHFDRHSLLATFGAGTPGPDVEAQLRAHGCTLGHYPQSFELSSVGGWVVTRSSGQQSRGYGRIEDLFAGGTLESPAGTWTLPPHPASAAGPDLRQLVLGSEGRLGILTEATVRARPLPESEEFHAVFFPSFAQGQTAVRQMAQAGVPVSMLRLSTAVETTTTLALAGHERLIGGLEALLGLRGVDKDKAMLMIGATGSSALVKMARKTAIEAANEYGGVHVGQTFGKQWIKGRFHTPYLRNTLWEMGYAVDTLETAVPWSNVDKTITAIEAALHTTLADEGEKVHVFTHLSHVYTTGASIYTTYLFRLTNDPEVVLARWGKLKAAASTAVVANQGTISHQHGVGVDHAPYLAAEKGELGMAVLQDALRRFDPYGVMNPGKLVG